In one window of Solanum pennellii chromosome 2, SPENNV200 DNA:
- the LOC107010754 gene encoding protein WUSCHEL: MMEQQQHNIEDGGRNNNNSFMCRQSSSRWTPTSDQIRILKDLYYNNGVRSPTAEQIQRISAKLRQYGKIEGKNVFYWFQNHKARERQKKRLIAAASATDNNNISSMQMIPHLWRSPDDHHKYNTTTTNPGVQCPSPSSHGVLAVGQTGNYGYGTLAMEKSFRECSISPPGGSYHQNLTWVGVDPYNSMSTTSPATYPFLEKSNNKHYEETLDEEQEEENYQRGNSALETLSLFPMHEENIISNFCIKHHESSGGWYHSDNNNLAALELTLNSFP, encoded by the exons ATGATGGAACAGCAGCAACACAACATAGAAGATGGTGGGAGAAATAATAACAACAGTTTCATGTGTAGGCAAAGTAGTAGTCGTTGGACGCCAACAAGCGATCAGATAAGAATATTGAAGGATCTCTACTACAACAATGGAGTTAGGTCTCCAACTGCTGAACAGATTCAGAGGATATCTGCTAAGTTGAGACAGTACGGTAAGATTGAAGGCAAAAATGTGTTTTATTGGTTTCAGAACCATAAAGCTCGTGAAAGACAAAAGAAGAGGCTCATTGCTGCTGCCTCTGCCactgataataataatatctctTCCATGCAAATGATTCCACATCTTTGGAGATCTCCTGATGATCACCACAAGTACAACACTACTACTACTAATCCAg GTGTTCAGTGTCCATCACCATCTTCACATGGGGTATTAGCTGTGGGACAGACTGGAAACTATGGTTATGGAACTTTGGCTATGGAGAAGAGCTTTAGG GAGTGTTCAATATCACCACCAGGTGGTAGTTATCATCAAAATTTGACATGGGTTGGTGTTGATCCTTACAACAGTATGAGTACTACTTCTCCAGCAACTTACCCTTTTCTTGAAAAAAGTAACAACAAACATTATGAAGAAACCCTagatgaagaacaagaagaagaaaattaccAAAGGGGTAACTCTGCTTTAGAAACTCTGTCACTTTTCCCCATGCATGAAGAGAACATCATCTCAAATTTCTGCATCAAACATCATGAATCTTCTGGAGGATGGTACCATTCTGATAATAACAATTTGGCTGCTCTTGAACTTACTCTCAACTCTTTCCCctaa